One stretch of Methyloversatilis sp. RAC08 DNA includes these proteins:
- the xseA gene encoding exodeoxyribonuclease VII large subunit gives MPAGPGMPVSELVRRARLTLERSFPVLWVSGELSGVTRAASGHLYFSLKDELAQVRCVMFRNRSQLLPFEVRAGLRVEVRAQVSLYEARGDFQLTVDAMRPAGQGALHDAFLRLKAKLEQEGLFDAARKRPLPALPARLAVVTSASGAALRDVLITLARRARHIEVTVLPCLVQGADAPPQIAAAVTRAGRLGCDALLLVRGGGSAEDLAAFNDEAVARAIAASPVPVVTGIGHETDFSIADFVADLRAATPTAAAELVSAGHVEAAARLIGLARRLARAMRARVERRGQRLDDLSSRLHAPARQLTRAGERLHALHARMRRARDVSLAQQRRHADALTQRLHDRRPDLARRQVALQRLTERLRTSARWLLETARHRSGLNSAQLAQLDPAAVLARGFSIVRDGEGRIVRDAATLSSGQELDLQFARGRAGVTVGRVSAAAATDETPSN, from the coding sequence ATGCCGGCCGGACCCGGCATGCCGGTATCCGAACTGGTACGACGCGCCCGGCTGACGCTGGAGCGCAGCTTTCCCGTGCTGTGGGTCAGCGGCGAATTGTCGGGCGTGACGCGCGCTGCGTCGGGCCACCTCTACTTTTCGCTGAAGGACGAGCTGGCGCAGGTGCGCTGCGTCATGTTCCGCAACCGCAGTCAGCTGCTGCCATTCGAAGTGCGCGCCGGCCTGCGCGTCGAGGTGCGCGCCCAGGTGTCGCTGTACGAGGCGCGCGGTGACTTCCAGCTGACCGTCGATGCGATGCGGCCGGCCGGCCAGGGCGCGCTGCACGACGCCTTTCTGCGGCTGAAGGCGAAGCTGGAACAGGAAGGCCTGTTCGATGCTGCGCGCAAGCGGCCGCTGCCGGCGCTGCCAGCCCGGCTGGCTGTGGTCACCTCAGCGTCGGGTGCCGCACTGCGTGACGTGCTGATCACGCTGGCACGACGCGCCCGTCACATCGAGGTGACCGTACTGCCCTGTCTCGTGCAGGGCGCGGATGCGCCGCCGCAGATCGCCGCCGCCGTCACGCGGGCCGGGCGCCTCGGCTGCGACGCGCTGCTGCTGGTGCGCGGCGGCGGATCGGCGGAAGACCTGGCCGCCTTCAACGACGAGGCGGTGGCACGCGCCATCGCAGCGAGCCCGGTTCCGGTGGTCACCGGCATCGGGCACGAAACGGATTTTTCGATCGCCGACTTCGTGGCCGACCTGCGCGCCGCGACGCCGACCGCCGCCGCCGAGCTGGTCAGTGCCGGCCATGTCGAGGCGGCTGCCAGGCTGATCGGGCTGGCGCGGCGGCTGGCCCGGGCCATGCGCGCCCGCGTCGAGCGGCGCGGCCAGCGGCTGGACGACCTGTCGTCGCGACTGCATGCGCCAGCACGACAGCTGACGCGGGCGGGCGAGCGGCTGCATGCGCTGCACGCGCGGATGCGGCGCGCCCGCGATGTCAGCCTGGCGCAGCAGCGCCGTCATGCCGACGCCCTGACCCAGCGCCTGCACGACAGACGCCCCGATCTTGCGCGCCGTCAGGTCGCATTGCAGCGCTTGACCGAGCGGCTGCGCACCTCGGCGCGCTGGCTGCTTGAAACTGCGCGCCACCGCAGTGGTCTCAATTCGGCCCAACTCGCGCAGCTCGATCCGGCGGCCGTGCTGGCGCGCGGCTTTTCCATCGTGCGTGACGGCGAAGGCCGCATCGTGCGTGACGCAGCGACGCTGTCGTCCGGACAGGAACTTGATCTGCAGTTCGCACGCGGCAGGGCCGGCGTGACGGTCGGGCGCGTCAGCGC
- a CDS encoding ExbD/TolR family protein, with protein sequence MNFRRGRGREELEINLIPLIDVLLVILIFLMVTTTYSKTAGLEITLPSAQAPEAEPVAREINVMITARGDILVDRQPVPAGDIERLRSALAGAASGKEDPVVIISSDRDARLQSSIDVMQAAQKAGIAGISFATQSDAPAGR encoded by the coding sequence ATGAACTTCCGACGCGGACGTGGGCGCGAAGAGCTGGAAATCAACCTGATTCCGCTGATCGACGTGCTGCTGGTCATCCTCATCTTCCTGATGGTGACCACCACGTACTCGAAAACGGCTGGCCTCGAAATCACGCTGCCCAGCGCGCAGGCGCCGGAGGCCGAGCCGGTGGCGCGCGAAATCAACGTGATGATCACGGCCCGTGGCGACATTCTGGTCGATCGTCAGCCGGTGCCGGCCGGTGACATCGAGCGGCTGCGCAGTGCCCTGGCGGGCGCCGCGTCGGGCAAGGAAGACCCGGTGGTGATCATTTCATCCGACCGCGACGCCCGGCTGCAGTCGTCGATCGATGTCATGCAGGCTGCGCAGAAAGCCGGCATCGCCGGCATTTCCTTCGCTACCCAGTCCGACGCGCCGGCCGGTCGATGA
- a CDS encoding MotA/TolQ/ExbB proton channel family protein, translating to MFDIIRAAGWPIWPLIAASIIALALIFERLTSLRRSKVVPPALLDSVLADLKGGLPNADMIRRVAAHSPLGRVLAAGLRNVRNPREIMKEAIEEEGRSVVHYLERYLTTLGTIAAAAPLMGLFGTVVGMIEIFGSQTATGSNPQQLASGISIALYNTGFGLLVAIPALIFHRYFRGLVDDFVVEMEQLAIKLVEVVHGERSAK from the coding sequence GTGTTTGACATCATCCGGGCGGCCGGCTGGCCCATCTGGCCGCTGATCGCGGCGTCCATCATTGCGCTGGCGCTCATTTTCGAACGGCTGACAAGCCTGCGACGCAGCAAGGTGGTGCCGCCGGCACTCCTTGATTCGGTGCTCGCCGATCTGAAGGGCGGTCTGCCGAACGCCGACATGATACGCCGCGTTGCCGCCCACTCGCCGCTCGGCCGCGTGCTGGCGGCCGGTCTGCGCAACGTGCGCAATCCGCGCGAAATCATGAAGGAAGCGATCGAGGAAGAGGGGCGTTCCGTGGTGCATTACCTCGAGCGCTATCTGACGACGCTGGGCACGATCGCCGCTGCCGCGCCGCTGATGGGACTGTTCGGGACGGTCGTCGGCATGATCGAAATCTTCGGTTCCCAGACGGCGACCGGCAGCAATCCGCAGCAGCTCGCGAGCGGCATTTCGATTGCGCTGTACAACACCGGTTTCGGTCTGCTGGTGGCGATACCGGCGTTGATCTTCCACCGCTACTTTCGCGGTCTGGTCGATGACTTCGTGGTCGAGATGGAGCAGCTTGCGATCAAGCTGGTCGAAGTCGTACACGGCGAGCGTTCGGCAAAGTAG
- the lpxK gene encoding tetraacyldisaccharide 4'-kinase: MSAARALPEAWHRRGWLAWLLWPLSLLYRLVTTLRRAGFRSGVLRADRLPVPVVVIGNIIAGGAGKTPLTLYLARTLTARGHRPLIVSRGYGGTVHGVHEVAVDDDPARCGDEALLLAQRSGVPVWVGRRRAEAARAALARHPQCDVVLCDDGLQHYALARDIEIAVFDRRGVMNGFHLPAGPLREPPSRLAQVFAQVLNGTPDAPLSGPPRFSMRLQGERFRRLDQPGDSAGVADLQGLRLHAVAGIGEPARFFDHLRALGLVFVAHPFPDHHAYSARDLTFQDCDALLLTEKDAVKCHGLSDTPVWVLPVEAHLDPDLAGRVSDRLAELKHGPPTT; this comes from the coding sequence ATGAGCGCAGCGCGGGCGCTGCCCGAAGCCTGGCACCGGCGCGGCTGGCTGGCTTGGCTGCTGTGGCCGCTGTCCCTGCTGTACCGTCTGGTCACCACGCTGCGCCGTGCCGGTTTTCGTTCGGGCGTATTGCGCGCCGACCGGCTGCCAGTGCCCGTGGTGGTCATCGGCAACATCATCGCCGGCGGCGCCGGCAAGACCCCGCTTACCCTCTATCTGGCCCGCACGCTGACCGCGCGCGGCCACCGGCCGCTCATCGTGTCGCGCGGCTACGGCGGCACGGTGCACGGTGTGCACGAGGTCGCGGTCGACGATGACCCGGCGCGGTGCGGCGATGAAGCCCTGCTGCTGGCGCAACGCAGCGGCGTACCGGTGTGGGTCGGACGTCGCCGCGCGGAGGCCGCCCGCGCGGCACTTGCCCGCCACCCGCAGTGCGACGTCGTGCTGTGCGACGACGGTCTGCAGCACTACGCACTGGCGCGCGACATCGAAATTGCGGTGTTCGACCGGCGCGGTGTCATGAACGGATTTCATCTGCCGGCCGGCCCGCTGCGCGAGCCGCCGTCGCGTCTGGCACAGGTGTTTGCGCAGGTGCTCAATGGCACGCCGGATGCACCGCTGAGCGGCCCGCCGCGTTTTTCGATGCGTCTGCAGGGTGAACGTTTCCGCCGTCTCGACCAGCCCGGTGACAGTGCAGGCGTCGCCGACCTGCAGGGTCTGCGCCTGCACGCCGTGGCCGGCATCGGCGAGCCGGCGCGCTTCTTCGACCACCTGCGGGCGCTCGGACTGGTGTTCGTGGCGCATCCGTTTCCCGATCATCACGCGTATTCGGCGCGGGACCTGACGTTTCAGGACTGCGATGCCTTGCTGCTGACCGAGAAGGACGCGGTAAAATGTCACGGATTGTCGGACACCCCTGTGTGGGTATTGCCGGTCGAGGCACACCTCGATCCTGATCTGGCGGGCCGGGTATCGGACCGCCTTGCGGAGCTGAAGCATGGACCCCCGACTACTTGA